A region from the Parasphingopyxis sp. CP4 genome encodes:
- a CDS encoding NAD(P)-dependent oxidoreductase, with the protein MADNPMLKFVGVEQAYPAKRAAGDRREDFDEIARAYAIEKAEEQSARCSQCGVPYCSVHCPLHNHIPDWLKLTAEGRLREAYELSNSTSTMPEICGRICPQDRLCEGNCVIEFSGHGAVTIGSIEKYITDTAWKEGWVEPIEPVRDRSNQSVGVIGAGPAGLTTAEYMRGHGYEVHVYDRHDRAGGLLTYGIPGFKLEKEIVMRRVKRLEDSGIHFHQDFEVGRDATLAELRDKHDALLIATGVYKARQLKAPGVGTDGVIEALDFLIASNRKGFGEKVPEFDSGALNAANKNIVVIGGGDTAMDCVRTAVRQGAKSVKCLYRRDRDNMPGSQNEVRNAEEEGVEFVWLSAPQAFEGTKGVTGVKASKMRLGAPDASGRRAPQIDPGTEFQLDADIAIKALGFDAEDLPGMFGSPDLSVTRWGTLRVDHKTMQTSLDGVFAAGDIVRGASLVVWAIRDGRDVAAHMHTYLKAKAPKAAVQAAPVEELA; encoded by the coding sequence ATGGCAGACAATCCAATGCTCAAATTTGTGGGCGTTGAGCAGGCTTATCCTGCGAAACGCGCAGCTGGCGACCGACGCGAAGATTTCGACGAAATCGCGCGCGCTTATGCCATCGAAAAGGCCGAAGAACAGTCGGCCCGCTGCTCGCAATGCGGCGTTCCCTATTGTTCGGTCCATTGCCCGTTGCACAATCACATACCCGATTGGCTCAAGCTGACCGCCGAAGGGCGGCTGCGCGAAGCCTATGAACTGTCCAATTCAACATCGACCATGCCGGAGATTTGCGGGCGCATCTGTCCGCAGGATCGGCTGTGCGAAGGCAATTGCGTGATCGAATTTTCCGGCCATGGCGCCGTGACTATCGGATCGATCGAAAAGTACATCACCGACACCGCGTGGAAGGAAGGCTGGGTCGAACCGATCGAACCGGTCCGCGATCGATCCAACCAGTCAGTCGGTGTGATCGGCGCAGGTCCGGCTGGCCTGACGACGGCCGAATATATGCGCGGCCATGGCTATGAGGTGCATGTCTATGACCGGCATGACCGTGCGGGCGGGCTGCTGACCTATGGCATCCCGGGTTTCAAGCTCGAAAAAGAGATTGTGATGCGGCGGGTGAAGCGGCTCGAAGATAGCGGCATTCACTTCCACCAGGATTTTGAAGTCGGTCGCGATGCGACGCTGGCCGAACTGCGCGACAAGCATGACGCGCTCCTGATCGCGACCGGCGTTTACAAGGCACGTCAGCTCAAGGCACCGGGCGTCGGCACGGATGGTGTAATCGAAGCGCTTGATTTTCTGATCGCCTCAAACCGCAAGGGCTTTGGCGAGAAGGTGCCGGAATTCGACAGCGGCGCGCTCAACGCTGCCAACAAGAATATCGTCGTGATCGGCGGTGGCGACACCGCCATGGATTGCGTCCGCACCGCCGTCCGCCAGGGCGCGAAATCGGTAAAATGCCTGTATCGCCGCGATCGCGACAATATGCCGGGATCGCAAAATGAAGTCCGCAATGCCGAGGAAGAAGGCGTGGAATTTGTCTGGCTGTCGGCGCCCCAGGCGTTTGAAGGCACCAAGGGTGTCACCGGCGTCAAGGCAAGCAAGATGCGGCTGGGCGCACCCGATGCTTCGGGCCGCCGCGCACCGCAAATTGATCCGGGCACGGAGTTCCAGCTCGATGCCGATATCGCGATCAAGGCGCTGGGCTTTGATGCTGAAGACTTGCCGGGCATGTTCGGCAGTCCGGATCTTTCGGTAACGCGCTGGGGCACGCTGCGCGTCGATCACAAGACCATGCAGACCAGCCTCGATGGCGTGTTTGCCGCCGGCGATATCGTCCGCGGCGCGAGCCTTGTCGTCTGGGCGATCCGCGATGGCCGCGACGTCGCCGCGCATATGCACACATATCTCAAGGCGAAGGCGCCCAAAGCAGCGGTTCAAGCCGCCCCTGTGGAGGAATTGGCGTGA
- a CDS encoding undecaprenyl-diphosphate phosphatase, with amino-acid sequence MTFLQMLLIAIVQGVTEFLPISSSGHLILIPALTEFPDQGPEIDVAVHVGTLLAIIVYFFRDAWGLVRGGFASVGVGEAPVERRLFWWIVIGTIPAVAFGWFLSSNGYLESFRSTDLVAANLIIYGLLLGAADYWGKQEKNYEDMSLRDAIIVGLAQALALIPGTSRSGITMTAARFLGYHRVEAARFSFLLSIPAVAGAGVLIVPEIIEAGGDRLGEALITGGMTFVAALLTMAFLMRFLRKASMMVFVVYRVLLGIGLLWAF; translated from the coding sequence ATGACATTTCTTCAAATGCTGCTGATCGCCATTGTCCAAGGCGTTACCGAGTTTCTTCCGATCTCTTCCTCGGGACATCTCATTCTCATTCCAGCCCTCACCGAGTTTCCGGACCAGGGCCCGGAAATCGACGTTGCCGTCCATGTCGGAACGCTGCTCGCTATCATTGTCTATTTCTTCCGCGACGCATGGGGCCTGGTGCGCGGTGGCTTTGCATCTGTCGGGGTGGGCGAGGCGCCTGTGGAACGGCGCTTGTTCTGGTGGATCGTCATCGGCACCATTCCTGCGGTCGCCTTTGGATGGTTCCTGAGTTCCAACGGATATCTGGAGAGCTTTCGATCGACCGATCTCGTGGCCGCTAATCTTATCATTTACGGTCTGTTGCTGGGTGCTGCTGATTATTGGGGGAAGCAGGAGAAGAATTACGAAGATATGAGCCTGCGTGATGCGATCATCGTTGGCCTTGCCCAGGCCTTGGCCCTGATCCCCGGGACCAGCCGATCCGGCATAACGATGACCGCGGCGCGCTTCCTGGGCTATCATCGGGTCGAGGCCGCGCGCTTCTCTTTCTTGCTATCAATCCCCGCTGTCGCCGGTGCTGGCGTGTTGATCGTACCGGAGATTATCGAGGCTGGTGGTGATCGGCTGGGCGAGGCTTTGATCACCGGCGGGATGACCTTTGTCGCTGCACTGCTCACCATGGCCTTCCTGATGCGCTTCCTGCGCAAGGCATCGATGATGGTCTTCGTCGTCTATCGTGTATTGCTCGGCATCGGGCTGCTCTGGGCCTTTTGA
- a CDS encoding TIR domain-containing protein has product MADTNSASRPVVFISHHSSHEQSARRLKKILDRNGLAGWMAPDDVPPGTAFDDAIVNQLGKSDVVVLLFSKGSDASRHVKREMILADNQGVPVYPIRLEEVPADGLAYWLNDHQWIDWFDGKDATIQRAIDAIREQIAEAAGASPDAIAPDDVRGFAERLRRPRGSYTRSIWQRRIGWTALAAGALATAYVAAPQLGISVGEEAAAEPLIRAGLWETRVDVSRILRTENPDADAMRLWEAAFESEAPQVCVTAEEAQMPGIAFFDPDGRNQCTLVNIAMADGNFTLAMECRPNSLEGDNLNLAMDGQYTTEGYVADAEYAYDQDTDREFRFLVRQTARYLGPCGDEEDSAITGG; this is encoded by the coding sequence GTGGCTGATACCAACAGCGCGTCTCGCCCGGTCGTTTTCATCAGCCATCACAGCTCGCATGAGCAATCCGCACGGCGCCTCAAAAAGATACTCGATCGCAATGGGTTGGCCGGCTGGATGGCTCCAGACGATGTACCGCCCGGCACGGCATTTGACGATGCGATCGTCAACCAACTCGGCAAGTCCGATGTGGTCGTGCTGCTGTTCAGCAAGGGATCGGATGCCTCACGCCATGTGAAGCGCGAGATGATCCTCGCCGATAATCAGGGCGTGCCCGTTTATCCGATCCGGCTCGAAGAAGTGCCAGCCGATGGACTTGCCTATTGGCTGAACGACCATCAATGGATCGACTGGTTCGACGGCAAGGATGCAACGATCCAACGCGCGATCGATGCGATCCGCGAGCAGATCGCCGAGGCCGCCGGTGCCAGCCCGGATGCGATTGCGCCCGATGATGTACGCGGCTTTGCCGAACGCCTGCGCCGACCGCGCGGGTCTTACACGCGCAGCATCTGGCAGCGCCGCATCGGTTGGACAGCGCTTGCCGCCGGTGCGCTCGCCACCGCCTATGTCGCGGCCCCGCAGCTTGGCATTTCGGTCGGCGAGGAAGCCGCAGCTGAACCGTTAATCCGCGCAGGGTTATGGGAGACCCGGGTCGATGTCAGCCGGATCCTCCGCACCGAAAACCCCGATGCGGATGCCATGCGGCTTTGGGAAGCGGCCTTTGAATCCGAAGCACCGCAGGTGTGCGTCACGGCCGAAGAAGCGCAGATGCCGGGTATCGCCTTTTTCGATCCGGATGGCCGCAATCAATGTACGCTGGTCAACATCGCAATGGCCGACGGTAACTTCACTCTGGCCATGGAATGCCGGCCGAACAGCCTTGAGGGTGACAATCTCAACCTGGCGATGGACGGACAATATACGACTGAGGGCTATGTCGCCGACGCTGAATATGCCTATGATCAAGATACGGATCGCGAATTTCGATTTCTCGTCCGCCAGACCGCCCGATATTTGGGGCCATGCGGCGATGAAGAGGATAGCGCGATAACAGGGGGATAG
- a CDS encoding integrase arm-type DNA-binding domain-containing protein, which produces MALTAAEIRAFKPAYKPFKRADGRGLYIEVFPNGSKLWRWKYRVSGKEKRLALGAWPEVSLAKARELLAEARGQLNEGIDPSVHRKKLKATAQFEAANTFAAIALEFIEKKMVSEGRARRTIEKARWHLRLLSPAIGKIPIADVDPQMLLAALRRLEAKGTYETAKKCRGFASRVFRYAIWTGRGQHDPAAALRGALVTPKPKHYAAVLVPGKLGALLRAIDDYDGHPITKFALQITPQVFVRPGELRHAEWEEIDLDAAIWRIPAGKMKARRPHAVPLSSQVLSLLGELKKISGGGRYVFPSFSTPNRPMSENTVNTALRRMGFTKDEVTAHGFRATASTFLNESGKWNPDAIERALSHGDSDAVRGAYSRGNYWDERVQMLQWWSDYLSRLKEGGEVVPFDRQGNRV; this is translated from the coding sequence ATGGCACTAACCGCCGCAGAGATTAGGGCCTTCAAACCTGCCTACAAGCCATTCAAGAGGGCCGATGGTAGAGGGCTGTATATCGAGGTTTTTCCTAATGGTTCCAAATTGTGGCGCTGGAAATATCGTGTGTCCGGCAAGGAGAAGCGGCTCGCACTGGGAGCCTGGCCTGAGGTCAGTTTGGCCAAGGCTCGCGAGCTTCTTGCTGAAGCCAGAGGGCAATTGAACGAAGGCATCGATCCGTCGGTTCACCGCAAGAAGCTGAAGGCTACCGCCCAATTTGAAGCTGCCAACACATTTGCAGCAATTGCTTTGGAATTTATCGAAAAGAAAATGGTGAGCGAAGGCAGGGCAAGGCGCACGATTGAAAAGGCACGATGGCATTTGAGGCTGCTGTCGCCGGCGATTGGCAAGATACCGATTGCGGATGTCGATCCGCAGATGCTTCTTGCCGCATTGCGCAGGCTAGAAGCCAAGGGCACCTATGAAACTGCTAAGAAATGTCGTGGCTTTGCCAGTAGGGTGTTCCGCTATGCCATCTGGACAGGGCGCGGCCAGCACGATCCGGCCGCTGCACTCCGTGGCGCTTTGGTGACGCCTAAGCCTAAGCACTATGCTGCCGTTCTTGTTCCAGGAAAACTCGGCGCTCTCCTTAGGGCGATTGATGATTATGATGGGCACCCCATCACGAAATTTGCCCTTCAAATAACACCTCAGGTCTTTGTGCGTCCCGGAGAATTGCGTCATGCCGAATGGGAGGAAATTGATTTGGATGCCGCTATCTGGCGCATTCCAGCAGGAAAGATGAAAGCAAGGCGCCCTCATGCCGTCCCGCTTTCCAGTCAGGTGCTGTCCTTGCTTGGCGAACTGAAGAAGATATCTGGCGGCGGCAGGTATGTCTTTCCGTCATTCTCCACGCCCAATCGGCCTATGAGTGAGAATACGGTCAATACCGCATTGCGGCGCATGGGTTTCACGAAGGACGAGGTGACAGCGCACGGCTTTCGCGCGACCGCGTCAACATTTCTGAATGAAAGCGGCAAGTGGAATCCTGATGCCATAGAACGCGCGTTGTCGCATGGAGACAGCGATGCAGTGCGTGGCGCGTATAGTCGTGGCAACTATTGGGATGAGCGGGTCCAGATGCTGCAATGGTGGAGTGACTATCTGAGTCGCCTGAAAGAGGGGGGTGAGGTTGTTCCGTTCGATCGGCAAGGGAATAGGGTTTGA
- a CDS encoding complex I NDUFA9 subunit family protein yields MQDRLVTMFGGGGFLGRYVAQDLLHAGFRIRVAERHPETAFFIKPMGGLGQTQFVAADIRKPATLARAVEGADAVINFVGILDGDFQAFHVDGAGNVAEAAKAAGVRDFVQISSMGASHDAASTYARSKAAGEGAVREAMPDAVIMRPSVVFGPEDGFINRFASLARMAPFMVPVMRSETKFQPVYVADVADAVATVLADPAQHRGKTFELGGPQILSMREINQFILDSIGLSDKPIFDVPDALGKIMARMGFLPGAPITWDQWQSLQTDNVMPDDAEGFAELGIQPRPLAALAENWLVQYRTLGRFASQVGEA; encoded by the coding sequence ATGCAGGACAGGCTGGTAACAATGTTTGGCGGCGGCGGTTTTCTGGGCCGTTATGTCGCCCAGGATCTGCTGCATGCGGGGTTCAGAATCCGTGTGGCAGAACGGCATCCGGAAACCGCCTTTTTCATCAAACCGATGGGCGGACTGGGTCAGACGCAGTTTGTTGCGGCTGACATAAGAAAACCTGCCACGCTTGCCCGCGCGGTCGAAGGCGCGGATGCGGTAATCAATTTTGTCGGTATCCTGGATGGCGATTTCCAGGCCTTTCATGTGGATGGCGCGGGCAATGTAGCTGAAGCAGCCAAAGCCGCCGGGGTGCGCGATTTCGTGCAGATCTCGTCGATGGGTGCCAGCCATGATGCGGCGTCGACCTATGCACGCTCCAAAGCAGCCGGAGAAGGTGCGGTTCGCGAAGCGATGCCCGATGCTGTCATCATGCGGCCATCAGTGGTGTTCGGCCCGGAAGACGGGTTCATCAACCGCTTTGCATCGCTCGCGCGTATGGCCCCCTTCATGGTGCCGGTGATGCGCAGCGAAACCAAGTTCCAGCCGGTCTATGTCGCCGATGTCGCCGATGCCGTCGCAACCGTGCTCGCCGACCCGGCCCAGCATCGCGGCAAGACATTTGAACTGGGCGGTCCGCAGATACTTTCGATGCGCGAAATCAACCAGTTCATCCTCGATAGTATCGGGCTATCGGACAAACCGATTTTCGATGTGCCGGATGCGCTGGGCAAGATCATGGCGCGGATGGGCTTCCTGCCCGGCGCGCCGATCACCTGGGACCAATGGCAAAGCTTGCAGACGGATAATGTCATGCCCGATGACGCCGAGGGATTTGCCGAGCTCGGCATCCAGCCGCGGCCGCTGGCAGCTCTCGCCGAAAACTGGCTGGTCCAATATCGCACGCTCGGGCGCTTTGCGTCGCAGGTCGGAGAAGCCTGA
- a CDS encoding toll/interleukin-1 receptor domain-containing protein: MSDGGAKRQPTAFISHHSSQVETARRLKVILSHHGIIGWMAPDDINPGQPFDKAIVNQVRQSDLIILLFCEQSDQSRHVKRELMMAEDADKLIFPVRLEDKAADGLAYWLNDYQWIDWFDGEDDTITRMIETIKSQADEQTTSPIASSTAPPLQPAASATASAPPVAPAPAPSSGSQWPVPIVSAVIVALIMLVGFYFMTRDGDSDAPVETAAAETADEDASENSANDTPDPAPATTPPPMPTPITTPPPALPSPGNGDFYVVVGSFQPGDPAANQRASDFEACSGITPIVGPSDSYAGFAPGLIVVMAGGYSDARAANAVLSQSQSCVVDAFIRQAR; this comes from the coding sequence ATGAGTGATGGTGGGGCTAAACGACAACCGACGGCGTTTATCAGTCATCACAGTTCGCAGGTGGAAACCGCACGTCGTTTGAAGGTCATCCTCAGTCATCACGGTATTATCGGCTGGATGGCACCCGACGATATCAATCCCGGCCAACCCTTCGACAAGGCGATCGTGAACCAGGTTCGCCAATCCGATCTCATCATTTTGCTCTTTTGCGAACAATCGGACCAGTCACGCCATGTGAAGCGCGAGCTAATGATGGCCGAAGACGCCGACAAGCTGATATTTCCGGTGCGACTGGAAGACAAGGCGGCGGACGGTCTCGCCTATTGGCTGAACGATTATCAATGGATCGACTGGTTTGACGGTGAGGATGATACGATCACCCGGATGATCGAGACGATCAAAAGTCAGGCCGATGAGCAAACCACTTCGCCCATCGCCAGCAGCACCGCACCACCCTTGCAGCCGGCAGCCAGTGCGACTGCTTCAGCGCCGCCGGTCGCGCCCGCTCCTGCGCCGAGCTCGGGATCGCAATGGCCGGTGCCAATTGTATCGGCCGTAATTGTAGCCCTGATCATGCTTGTCGGCTTCTATTTCATGACGCGGGACGGCGATTCCGACGCGCCGGTCGAAACCGCCGCAGCCGAGACAGCCGACGAAGATGCATCGGAAAATAGTGCGAACGACACGCCCGACCCGGCCCCCGCCACGACACCGCCACCCATGCCGACACCGATCACTACGCCGCCACCCGCCCTGCCCTCACCCGGCAATGGCGACTTTTATGTCGTGGTCGGCAGCTTCCAGCCTGGCGATCCGGCCGCAAACCAACGCGCCAGCGATTTCGAAGCCTGTTCCGGAATCACACCAATTGTTGGACCGTCCGATAGTTATGCCGGCTTTGCTCCGGGACTCATTGTCGTGATGGCCGGCGGATATTCCGATGCGCGGGCGGCCAATGCCGTACTGTCCCAATCACAATCCTGTGTGGTCGACGCCTTTATCCGGCAAGCGCGCTAG
- a CDS encoding DUF2059 domain-containing protein, with product MKINITLAFATAAVIGASPATAQAQTIVSQTAAPPTQPAYAEPEPERIEAARELLEILMPASQREAMIISMIEPMMANLEAGVLQSPELQSAFTDTPGAEALFREFLVSQRSSELALARNSLPTMMEAMARAYARRFTRREMRDIGDFFESGPGQTYLAQSTTIMADPDIAAWQRQVMAQSMQHLQTELPALMTRLSELQNGAPTAPAANRSVTNSNLDAMRGGGNQTTDAEPDTEE from the coding sequence GTGAAGATAAATATCACCCTCGCGTTCGCGACCGCAGCGGTTATCGGCGCCAGTCCCGCCACTGCCCAGGCACAAACCATCGTTTCGCAAACTGCCGCGCCGCCAACCCAGCCGGCTTATGCCGAGCCGGAGCCCGAACGCATCGAAGCGGCGCGCGAATTGCTCGAGATATTGATGCCGGCCAGCCAGCGTGAGGCGATGATCATATCGATGATTGAGCCGATGATGGCCAATCTGGAGGCCGGCGTGCTGCAATCACCGGAATTGCAATCGGCCTTTACTGATACGCCGGGCGCTGAGGCGCTGTTCCGCGAATTTTTAGTAAGCCAGCGCAGCAGCGAATTGGCGCTTGCGAGAAACAGCCTGCCGACCATGATGGAAGCGATGGCGCGCGCTTACGCCCGGCGCTTCACGCGGCGCGAGATGCGCGACATTGGTGATTTTTTCGAGTCCGGCCCCGGCCAGACCTATCTCGCGCAATCCACCACAATCATGGCGGACCCGGATATTGCCGCATGGCAACGCCAAGTCATGGCGCAGTCGATGCAGCATTTGCAGACGGAACTGCCAGCATTGATGACACGGCTCTCCGAACTTCAAAACGGTGCACCCACAGCCCCCGCCGCCAACCGATCCGTCACCAACAGCAATCTCGACGCGATGCGCGGTGGCGGCAACCAGACGACAGATGCTGAACCGGATACCGAAGAATGA